The Gemmatimonadaceae bacterium genome contains a region encoding:
- the secF gene encoding protein translocase subunit SecF: protein MLRIFKDTSYDFIRWWKWAAGLTIAFLLIGFASYLRAPINYSIEFTGGTLMQTEFRQPVNVADLRSRLSAAGVTGAEIQEFGSSREFAIRAQQPRLVATQTAGAATVAEQIQQVLNSTYGAGNVRVVRTEAVSPRVGDELREGALIAMILSFFITLIYLAIRFEWRFGAAAVVATAHDFVATLVFLKLMHLEVSLMVVAGLLTVIGYSMNDTVIIFDRVRENLHKRRNESLHDTLNRSINETLPRSIITHALSLSSVIALIVLGGEVIRPFALVMAFGIFTGTFSSMYVAAPILIWIEKKWPRKTSVSQVSSTATRTSQTRRSPVTATR, encoded by the coding sequence ATGCTGAGAATATTCAAGGACACTAGCTACGATTTCATCAGATGGTGGAAATGGGCGGCGGGACTCACCATCGCTTTCCTGTTGATCGGCTTCGCGTCGTACCTGCGGGCACCAATCAACTATAGCATCGAATTCACGGGCGGAACGCTGATGCAGACGGAGTTCCGGCAGCCTGTCAACGTGGCCGACTTGCGGTCGCGCCTGTCGGCGGCGGGGGTGACCGGTGCGGAGATCCAGGAGTTCGGCTCGTCGCGCGAGTTCGCCATCAGGGCGCAGCAGCCGCGGCTCGTCGCAACCCAGACCGCAGGCGCGGCAACAGTCGCAGAGCAGATCCAGCAGGTTCTCAACTCCACCTACGGTGCGGGTAATGTGCGGGTCGTCCGAACCGAGGCCGTCAGTCCCCGGGTGGGCGACGAACTCCGGGAAGGAGCACTGATCGCGATGATTCTGTCGTTCTTCATCACGCTCATTTATCTGGCAATCCGCTTCGAGTGGCGGTTCGGTGCGGCGGCGGTAGTTGCGACTGCGCACGATTTCGTCGCAACGCTGGTGTTCCTCAAGCTGATGCATCTCGAGGTGTCGCTGATGGTCGTCGCCGGCTTGCTGACGGTGATCGGATATTCGATGAACGACACAGTGATCATCTTCGACCGCGTGCGCGAGAATCTCCACAAGCGTCGCAACGAGTCGCTCCACGACACGCTCAACAGGTCGATCAACGAGACCCTGCCTCGGTCGATCATTACCCACGCCCTGTCGTTGTCGTCGGTCATCGCGTTGATCGTGCTGGGGGGCGAGGTGATCCGGCCGTTTGCGCTGGTGATGGCATTCGGAATCTTCACCGGAACGTTCAGCTCGATGTACGTCGCGGCTCCAATCCTCATCTGGATCGAAAAGAAATGGCCGAGGAAGACGAGTGTATCGCAGGTTTCGTCGACAGCCACGCGCACCTCGCAGACCCGGCGTTCGCCGGTGACCGCGACGAGGTAG
- a CDS encoding TatD family hydrolase, with protein sequence MAEEDECIAGFVDSHAHLADPAFAGDRDEVAGRAKLAGASAIVCIGSGSGASAPLDAAREAATVAARHPAFIWWTAGVHPHDAAGFDPAQHIPELRQMILAGAVAVGECGLDYHYDKLPRATQRKAFEAQLSLAGEQRVPVVVHTRDAEDDTASMVADAGRAGVRGVLHCYTGSQSLAEVALQAGWYISFSGIVTFKKWSGDDLVRFVPGDRILAESDAPYLAPVPRRGKRNEPAWVCHTVARLAAARGIPIGDMGIAVSENARRLFSLA encoded by the coding sequence ATGGCCGAGGAAGACGAGTGTATCGCAGGTTTCGTCGACAGCCACGCGCACCTCGCAGACCCGGCGTTCGCCGGTGACCGCGACGAGGTAGCAGGCAGGGCAAAGCTGGCGGGAGCGAGCGCAATTGTCTGTATCGGCTCCGGCAGCGGCGCCTCGGCGCCGCTCGATGCTGCGCGCGAAGCGGCAACCGTGGCGGCACGGCATCCGGCATTCATCTGGTGGACGGCAGGGGTACACCCACATGACGCTGCGGGGTTCGACCCCGCACAGCACATTCCTGAACTGCGGCAGATGATTCTCGCGGGTGCGGTGGCGGTTGGCGAGTGTGGGCTGGATTATCACTACGACAAGCTCCCCCGCGCAACGCAGCGTAAAGCATTCGAGGCGCAGTTGAGTCTGGCTGGCGAGCAGCGCGTGCCAGTGGTCGTGCATACGAGAGACGCGGAAGACGATACGGCATCGATGGTTGCGGATGCCGGACGCGCGGGCGTCAGAGGTGTTCTTCACTGCTACACGGGTTCACAGTCGCTAGCAGAGGTGGCGCTGCAGGCGGGATGGTACATCTCATTCAGCGGCATCGTCACTTTCAAGAAATGGAGCGGTGACGATCTCGTACGGTTCGTTCCAGGAGATCGGATTCTGGCAGAATCGGATGCGCCGTATCTTGCACCAGTGCCGAGGCGGGGAAAGCGGAATGAACCTGCCTGGGTCTGCCATACGGTCGCGCGGCTGGCCGCCGCCCGCGGTATCCCTATCGGTGATATGGGAATCGCGGTCAGCGAAAATGCGAGGCGGCTGTTCAGTCTGGCGTGA
- a CDS encoding RidA family protein — MHQITSDDAPAAIGPYSQAVIAKGLLFSAGQIALDPATGQLIDGDISMQTERVMQNLMAVLAAAGLDWRDVVKTTVYLHDMSHFPLVNEIYGRALGDARPARSTVQVTALPRGGLVEIDLIATVRP, encoded by the coding sequence TTGCACCAGATCACAAGTGACGATGCACCCGCTGCCATTGGGCCCTATTCACAGGCAGTAATTGCTAAAGGATTGTTGTTCTCGGCTGGTCAGATTGCGCTCGATCCGGCAACTGGTCAGCTCATCGACGGGGATATCTCGATGCAGACCGAGCGAGTGATGCAGAACCTGATGGCGGTGCTTGCTGCAGCGGGGCTCGATTGGCGTGATGTTGTGAAAACGACTGTGTATCTGCACGACATGTCGCACTTCCCGCTTGTAAATGAGATTTACGGTCGGGCGCTCGGCGATGCGCGGCCTGCACGGTCGACGGTCCAGGTGACTGCGCTCCCGCGTGGTGGCCTGGTGGAGATCGACCTCATTGCCACGGTGCGTCCGTAG
- the selD gene encoding selenide, water dikinase SelD: MSTSRTRDEIFRLTLFARCAGUASKMGPGDLSAVLDPLPSVTNPRLLVGRETFDDAGVYLLSDDIALVQTVDFFAPIVDDPYDFGQVAAANALSDVYAMGGQPLTALNIVAFPTGELPLSVLTEILRGGQDKVHEAGASIVGGHTVTDGELKYGLSVTGRAHPAFLLTNAGAAPGDRLVLTKALGNGILATAAKRASAGDAAMQSAATPVRIAAMVEGMKTLNGAASRAALAVASKCATDVTGFGLLGHASHIARASNVTMRIHAALVPVLDGAEDCWRAGASSDGLKRNAAYVEQLVEWRGVSEFHQALLCDPQTSGGLLVAVPRDRTTDYLSRMTGATEIGEVMERENAAIVVD; encoded by the coding sequence ATGAGCACGTCGAGAACCCGGGACGAAATTTTCCGTCTTACGTTGTTTGCGCGGTGCGCTGGTTGAGCGTCCAAAATGGGTCCGGGTGACCTGTCCGCGGTGCTTGATCCTCTCCCCTCTGTCACCAATCCGCGGCTTCTCGTAGGCCGCGAGACCTTCGACGACGCCGGCGTATACCTGCTGTCTGACGATATTGCTCTGGTTCAGACGGTCGATTTTTTCGCGCCGATAGTTGACGACCCTTACGACTTCGGGCAGGTCGCGGCTGCCAACGCACTGTCGGATGTGTACGCCATGGGTGGTCAACCGCTTACTGCGCTGAACATCGTGGCATTTCCCACAGGCGAGCTCCCGTTGTCGGTGCTGACGGAGATTCTGCGCGGAGGGCAGGACAAGGTGCACGAAGCGGGGGCCAGTATTGTTGGTGGCCACACTGTGACCGATGGGGAGCTGAAGTACGGATTGTCGGTAACCGGGCGTGCGCATCCGGCCTTTCTGCTCACAAACGCCGGGGCAGCCCCGGGCGACCGGCTCGTGCTGACCAAGGCACTTGGGAATGGTATCCTGGCGACGGCGGCGAAGCGCGCCTCTGCCGGCGACGCTGCCATGCAAAGCGCTGCAACGCCGGTGCGGATTGCCGCGATGGTCGAAGGCATGAAAACATTGAACGGCGCTGCCAGCCGCGCAGCGTTGGCGGTCGCCTCGAAATGCGCCACCGATGTCACAGGTTTCGGTTTGCTTGGCCATGCGTCTCATATCGCGCGCGCGAGCAACGTTACAATGCGAATTCATGCCGCGTTGGTGCCGGTGCTCGATGGAGCGGAGGACTGCTGGAGGGCCGGTGCATCGAGCGATGGGTTGAAGCGGAACGCAGCTTACGTCGAACAACTCGTTGAATGGCGTGGCGTCAGCGAGTTTCATCAGGCGTTGCTCTGCGATCCGCAGACATCAGGCGGTTTACTTGTCGCTGTGCCCCGGGATCGTACCACTGACTACCTTTCGCGAATGACCGGCGCCACTGAAATCGGGGAAGTGATGGAGCGAGAGAATGCTGCGATCGTGGTTGACTGA
- the murI gene encoding glutamate racemase, whose translation MGVFDSGIGGLTVVRELMRQLPNESIIYFGDTARVPYGPKSPQTVVRYSREITTFLETQGVKAVVVACNTATAHALPTLRGEYELPIVGVIEPGSRAAARATRTGNVGVIGTHGTINSHAYERSIAAATPGARITALACPLFVPLAEEGWLETEATNLIAREYLAPMVDADIDTLVLGCTHYPLLKGAIGAVVGSNVRLIDSAEETAAETAAILREKGIDCDTIRTAQHRFIASDAPEQFRRVGQRFLGSTIDSVETITLG comes from the coding sequence ATCGGAGTATTCGACTCCGGCATCGGGGGCCTCACGGTTGTCCGGGAACTCATGCGTCAACTCCCGAACGAAAGCATCATTTACTTCGGGGACACCGCGCGTGTCCCGTATGGTCCGAAGAGTCCACAGACCGTCGTGCGGTACAGCCGGGAGATTACGACCTTTCTCGAGACTCAGGGCGTGAAGGCCGTCGTCGTCGCCTGCAACACCGCCACGGCCCACGCGCTCCCCACGCTGCGTGGCGAGTATGAATTACCCATTGTCGGCGTAATCGAACCCGGCTCCCGGGCGGCCGCGCGGGCGACGCGAACCGGAAACGTCGGCGTAATCGGGACGCACGGTACAATCAACTCGCACGCCTACGAGCGCTCGATTGCTGCGGCGACGCCGGGAGCGCGAATCACCGCACTGGCCTGTCCGCTTTTCGTTCCACTGGCAGAAGAGGGTTGGCTCGAGACTGAAGCCACAAATCTGATTGCGCGTGAGTATCTCGCGCCAATGGTGGATGCCGACATCGATACGCTCGTGCTGGGCTGCACGCATTATCCGCTGCTGAAAGGCGCAATCGGAGCGGTTGTCGGTAGCAACGTGCGCCTCATAGACAGCGCTGAGGAGACTGCGGCTGAGACTGCGGCGATCCTGAGGGAGAAGGGGATTGATTGCGATACGATCAGGACAGCGCAGCACCGCTTCATCGCATCAGATGCCCCTGAGCAATTCCGGCGTGTGGGACAGCGTTTTCTTGGGTCCACGATCGACAGCGTTGAGACAATCACCCTCGGGTGA
- a CDS encoding UDP-2,3-diacylglucosamine diphosphatase → MKVRVFVRSGVRGYNWFVLSSPCYVISDSHLGVASANIERSLISFLRGLEGRAASLVINGDLFDFWFEWKSVIPRNSFRALAALAHLTESGVKVLWVAGNHDCWGDDMLRDEIGVDYHMGPWTGVLAGWRARVEHGDGLREREDRGYRAIRPIMRNRWAIRAFRALHPDWASRLAMGSSGASRVHRARDEGRGLRTIAISELSSDPDLDLLVYGHSHVPALERVPNAGVFANAGSWLDAPTFLRITPDRIELRRTTDGSPEGDCLNAVDRGPKKTLSHTPELLRGI, encoded by the coding sequence GTGAAGGTCCGCGTGTTTGTGCGCTCAGGAGTCCGCGGCTACAATTGGTTCGTGCTCAGTTCACCCTGTTACGTAATTTCGGATTCACACCTTGGCGTTGCCTCCGCTAACATCGAGAGGTCTCTGATTTCGTTCCTGCGTGGGCTTGAGGGACGCGCAGCGTCACTCGTGATAAACGGCGATCTGTTCGACTTCTGGTTCGAGTGGAAGTCAGTGATCCCCAGAAACAGTTTCCGGGCACTCGCGGCGCTTGCCCATCTGACAGAAAGCGGAGTCAAGGTACTTTGGGTGGCCGGTAATCACGACTGCTGGGGTGACGACATGCTCCGTGACGAAATTGGAGTGGACTATCACATGGGACCCTGGACGGGAGTACTGGCGGGATGGCGCGCCAGAGTCGAGCACGGCGACGGCCTCCGCGAGCGGGAAGATCGTGGCTACAGAGCCATTCGGCCCATCATGCGGAACCGCTGGGCTATCAGGGCCTTTCGCGCGCTGCATCCTGATTGGGCAAGCCGGTTGGCAATGGGAAGCTCAGGAGCGAGTCGCGTTCACCGGGCGCGAGATGAGGGACGCGGGCTCCGCACCATCGCGATAAGCGAATTGTCGAGCGACCCTGACCTGGATCTGCTTGTTTACGGACATTCCCATGTGCCGGCGCTCGAGCGCGTGCCAAATGCGGGAGTGTTCGCCAATGCCGGTTCGTGGCTCGACGCGCCCACATTCCTGCGGATTACGCCCGACAGAATCGAGCTCCGCAGGACGACCGATGGCTCACCCGAGGGTGATTGTCTCAACGCTGTCGATCGTGGACCCAAGAAAACGCTGTCCCACACGCCGGAATTGCTCAGGGGCATCTGA
- a CDS encoding thioesterase family protein, translating to MAVAPVTGLSSDVEIRVRYAETDQMGVVYHSHYLVWCEIGRTDLIRRLGTPYAELERQGVMLAVVDASIRYHAAARYDDLVRVRTRLSGVRSRSITFDYAVELVESGRKLVTATTTLASLNGEGKLVALPAALRSLLENAVP from the coding sequence ATGGCTGTTGCACCTGTAACCGGATTGAGCAGTGACGTCGAGATTCGCGTGCGCTACGCGGAAACCGACCAGATGGGGGTGGTGTATCATTCGCACTATCTCGTGTGGTGCGAGATTGGCCGTACGGATCTCATCAGGCGGCTTGGCACACCCTACGCTGAACTCGAGCGCCAGGGTGTAATGCTGGCGGTGGTGGATGCTTCCATCAGATACCACGCTGCCGCCCGGTACGATGATCTCGTTCGCGTGCGCACACGACTTTCCGGTGTCCGGTCGCGCAGCATCACGTTTGATTATGCCGTTGAACTTGTAGAATCCGGCCGCAAGCTCGTCACCGCCACGACCACCCTCGCCTCGCTCAACGGAGAAGGAAAACTTGTTGCACTGCCCGCGGCGCTCCGATCGCTACTGGAAAATGCGGTCCCTTAG